One window of the Pradoshia eiseniae genome contains the following:
- the spoIID gene encoding stage II sporulation protein D produces the protein MKHWKPVLFTLTIIGIVVILIPALLVVPFSGQLETAAEPEQLPKVKQKKEDPVASINVFRNQTNTVETVDLEDYVVGVVAAEMPSSFEMEALKAQALTARTFVTKTLTSQKKKETPADADITDTVNDQVYLSDEELRAQWGNQYEERRKRIQEAVQATKGQILTYKDELITPSFFSTSNGYTENSEDYWQNSLPYLRSVESPWDKKSPKYLQETKIALSEFERLLGIQIGSKTDIGQIISRTDGKRIAQIKIGGKTLTGKEVREKLNLKSSDFTWYRTGNQIVITTKGYGHGVGMSQYGANGMAQEGKTYKEIIAHYYKDVTINEATAYLPTITAKK, from the coding sequence ATGAAGCATTGGAAGCCAGTCCTTTTCACACTCACCATCATCGGTATCGTCGTCATACTAATCCCAGCTCTCCTGGTGGTGCCTTTCTCAGGTCAGTTAGAAACCGCCGCTGAACCAGAGCAGCTCCCTAAAGTAAAGCAAAAGAAGGAGGATCCAGTGGCCAGCATCAATGTATTCCGAAATCAAACAAATACGGTCGAAACAGTCGATTTAGAGGATTATGTCGTGGGGGTCGTTGCCGCTGAGATGCCGTCAAGCTTTGAGATGGAGGCATTGAAGGCGCAGGCCTTAACCGCCAGGACCTTCGTGACCAAGACCCTCACCTCCCAAAAGAAGAAGGAGACTCCAGCCGATGCAGATATCACGGATACGGTTAATGACCAAGTCTACTTGAGTGATGAGGAGCTGCGGGCACAGTGGGGCAATCAATATGAGGAACGGCGAAAAAGAATCCAGGAGGCTGTCCAAGCAACGAAAGGACAGATTCTGACGTATAAGGATGAATTAATCACACCATCCTTTTTCTCCACAAGTAATGGCTACACTGAGAATTCTGAGGATTACTGGCAAAACTCCCTGCCATATTTGCGCAGCGTCGAAAGTCCATGGGATAAGAAATCACCGAAATACCTTCAGGAAACAAAAATAGCTTTAAGCGAATTCGAGCGCTTGCTTGGCATCCAGATTGGAAGCAAGACCGATATTGGTCAAATCATCTCACGTACGGATGGAAAGCGCATTGCCCAAATAAAAATAGGAGGCAAGACGCTCACAGGCAAGGAAGTGCGTGAGAAGCTCAATCTCAAGTCAAGTGATTTCACCTGGTATCGCACGGGCAATCAGATTGTCATCACCACGAAAGGCTATGGCCATGGAGTGGGAATGAGCCAATACGGGGCAAACGGAATGGCACAGGAAGGCAAGACATATAAGGAAATCATCGCCCACTACTATAAGGATGTTACAATCAATGAGGCAACCGCATACCTGCCAACCATTACGGCGAAGAAATAA